In Pongo abelii isolate AG06213 chromosome X, NHGRI_mPonAbe1-v2.0_pri, whole genome shotgun sequence, one DNA window encodes the following:
- the LOC134760887 gene encoding uncharacterized protein LOC134760887 isoform X1 → MESRTFLEEEQGGVVAKRCGSRWGGAVGKSWRRGSQAGVRLACENGGGGASAELEERAESEMCLLLPGDARGSRNAGDETQHTLPARRCAAPSLWSRVWQSAHQFLLLSWDSPAFSTAIHSANWDCWSPYLAASDKVRATPGREDTCGENSCVIYFSFGIGCLQRFMGGGGLMLRAQKFQGHLGRPDIQRPPRCACSMYQGRRFSQQGLCHWHDRPALAERSPVFGVQPP, encoded by the exons ATGGAAAGCCGGACGttcctggaggaggagcagggcggGGTTGTGGCAAAGCGCTGTGGGAGCAGATGGGGCGGGGCTGTGGGAAAGAGCTGGAGAAGGGggagccaggctggagtgaggctgGCGTGTGAGAATGGCGGGGGAGGAGCCAGTGCAGAGCTGGAGGAAAGAGCTGAAAG TGAGATGTGCCTACTTCTCCCTGGAGACGCTCGAGGAAGCAGGAATGCTGGAGATGAG ACCCAGCACACCCTTCCTGCACGGCGCTGTGCTGCACCTTCACTCTGGTCACGGGTCTGGCAGTCGGCTCACCAATTCCTTCTGCTTTCCTGGGACTCGCCGGCTTTTAGCACTGCAATTCACTCAGCAAACTGGGACTGTTGGTCACCCTACCTGGCAGCCAGTGATAAGGTGAGGGCCACTCCTGGGAGGGAGGACACCTGTGGGGAAAATTCTTgtgttatttatttctccttcgggATAGGGTGCCTGCAGCGCTTCATGGGAGGGGGTGGGCTGATGCTGCGGGCTCAGAAGTTTCAAGGACATCTGGGGAGACCAGATATTCAGAGACCTCCTAGATGTGCCTGTTCCATGTATCAGGGACGCAGGTTTTCCCAACAGGGCTTGTGTCATTGGCATGACAGACCTGCCTTGGCTGAGCGTTCACCTGTCTTTGGAGTTCAGCCACCTTAG
- the LOC134760887 gene encoding motor neuron and pancreas homeobox protein 1-like isoform X3 produces MCLLLPGDARGSRNAGDEGCFGLSIHLSTPNSFLFCPGLTEGRVNMWYSRRREVKWRNRSWRGGGGKKKGGGGGEGVGWRRGGGEGEEEKMRPRRRGEGREEDTEKRRKRRGGDGEEEEEQQRRKKRKRTRKANPAHPSCTALCCTFTLVTGLAVGSPIPSAFLGLAGF; encoded by the exons ATGTGCCTACTTCTCCCTGGAGACGCTCGAGGAAGCAGGAATGCTGGAGATGAG GGCTGTTTTGGACTCAGTATTCACCTAAGCACTCCAAATT CTTTCCTTTTCTGCCCTGGACTCACAGAGGGTCGCGTGAACATGTGGTATAGCAGGAGGAGAGAGGTAAAGTGGAGGAATAGGAgctggaggggaggaggagggaagaaaaaagggggagggggaggagagggagtgggttggaggaggggaggaggagaaggagaggaggagaagatgaGACCAAGGAGAAGAGgtgaaggaagagaggaggacacagaaaagagaagaaagaggagaggaggagacggagaagaggaggaggagcagcaaaggaggaagaagaggaagaggactaGAAAAGCAA ACCCAGCACACCCTTCCTGCACGGCGCTGTGCTGCACCTTCACTCTGGTCACGGGTCTGGCAGTCGGCTCACCAATTCCTTCTGCTTTCCTGGGACTCGCCGGCTTTTAG
- the LOC134760887 gene encoding uncharacterized protein LOC134760887 isoform X4, translating to MESRTFLEEEQGGVVAKRCGSRWGGAVGKSWRRGSQAGVRLACENGGGGASAELEERAESEMCLLLPGDARGSRNAGDEGCFGLSIHLSTPNYPAHPSCTALCCTFTLVTGLAVGSPIPSAFLGLAGF from the exons ATGGAAAGCCGGACGttcctggaggaggagcagggcggGGTTGTGGCAAAGCGCTGTGGGAGCAGATGGGGCGGGGCTGTGGGAAAGAGCTGGAGAAGGGggagccaggctggagtgaggctgGCGTGTGAGAATGGCGGGGGAGGAGCCAGTGCAGAGCTGGAGGAAAGAGCTGAAAG TGAGATGTGCCTACTTCTCCCTGGAGACGCTCGAGGAAGCAGGAATGCTGGAGATGAG GGCTGTTTTGGACTCAGTATTCACCTAAGCACTCCAAATT ACCCAGCACACCCTTCCTGCACGGCGCTGTGCTGCACCTTCACTCTGGTCACGGGTCTGGCAGTCGGCTCACCAATTCCTTCTGCTTTCCTGGGACTCGCCGGCTTTTAG
- the LOC134760887 gene encoding uncharacterized protein LOC134760887 isoform X2: MESRTFLEEEQGGVVAKRCGSRWGGAVGKSWRRGSQAGVRLACENGGGGASAELEERAESEMCLLLPGDARGSRNAGDEGCFGLSIHLSTPNSFLFCPGLTEGRVNMWYSRRREVKWRNRSWRGGGGKKKGGGGGEGVGWRRGGGEGEEEKMRPRRRGEGREEDTEKRRKRRGGDGEEEEEQQRRKKRKRTRKANPAHPSCTALCCTFTLVTGLAVGSPIPSAFLGLAGF; this comes from the exons ATGGAAAGCCGGACGttcctggaggaggagcagggcggGGTTGTGGCAAAGCGCTGTGGGAGCAGATGGGGCGGGGCTGTGGGAAAGAGCTGGAGAAGGGggagccaggctggagtgaggctgGCGTGTGAGAATGGCGGGGGAGGAGCCAGTGCAGAGCTGGAGGAAAGAGCTGAAAG TGAGATGTGCCTACTTCTCCCTGGAGACGCTCGAGGAAGCAGGAATGCTGGAGATGAG GGCTGTTTTGGACTCAGTATTCACCTAAGCACTCCAAATT CTTTCCTTTTCTGCCCTGGACTCACAGAGGGTCGCGTGAACATGTGGTATAGCAGGAGGAGAGAGGTAAAGTGGAGGAATAGGAgctggaggggaggaggagggaagaaaaaagggggagggggaggagagggagtgggttggaggaggggaggaggagaaggagaggaggagaagatgaGACCAAGGAGAAGAGgtgaaggaagagaggaggacacagaaaagagaagaaagaggagaggaggagacggagaagaggaggaggagcagcaaaggaggaagaagaggaagaggactaGAAAAGCAA ACCCAGCACACCCTTCCTGCACGGCGCTGTGCTGCACCTTCACTCTGGTCACGGGTCTGGCAGTCGGCTCACCAATTCCTTCTGCTTTCCTGGGACTCGCCGGCTTTTAG
- the LOC134760887 gene encoding uncharacterized protein LOC134760887 isoform X5: protein MESRTFLEEEQGGVVAKRCGSRWGGAVGKSWRRGSQAGVRLACENGGGGASAELEERAESEMCLLLPGDARGSRNAGDEGCFGLSIHLSTPNWTPPATAGAC, encoded by the exons ATGGAAAGCCGGACGttcctggaggaggagcagggcggGGTTGTGGCAAAGCGCTGTGGGAGCAGATGGGGCGGGGCTGTGGGAAAGAGCTGGAGAAGGGggagccaggctggagtgaggctgGCGTGTGAGAATGGCGGGGGAGGAGCCAGTGCAGAGCTGGAGGAAAGAGCTGAAAG TGAGATGTGCCTACTTCTCCCTGGAGACGCTCGAGGAAGCAGGAATGCTGGAGATGAG GGCTGTTTTGGACTCAGTATTCACCTAAGCACTCCAAATT GGACCCCCCCGGCCACTGCAGGTGCATGCTGA
- the LOC134760887 gene encoding uncharacterized protein LOC134760887 isoform X6, translating to MESRTFLEEEQGGVVAKRCGSRWGGAVGKSWRRGSQAGVRLACENGGGGASAELEERAESEMCLLLPGDARGSRNAGDEGCFGLSIHLSTPNSPTG from the exons ATGGAAAGCCGGACGttcctggaggaggagcagggcggGGTTGTGGCAAAGCGCTGTGGGAGCAGATGGGGCGGGGCTGTGGGAAAGAGCTGGAGAAGGGggagccaggctggagtgaggctgGCGTGTGAGAATGGCGGGGGAGGAGCCAGTGCAGAGCTGGAGGAAAGAGCTGAAAG TGAGATGTGCCTACTTCTCCCTGGAGACGCTCGAGGAAGCAGGAATGCTGGAGATGAG GGCTGTTTTGGACTCAGTATTCACCTAAGCACTCCAAATT CCCCCACTGGTTGA
- the LOC100436004 gene encoding LOW QUALITY PROTEIN: EOLA-like protein (The sequence of the model RefSeq protein was modified relative to this genomic sequence to represent the inferred CDS: deleted 1 base in 1 codon), protein MKFGCLSFRQPNAGSVLNGVKTVETRWRPLLSSQRNCTIAIHVAHRDWEGDAWRELLVERFGMTPAQIQALLREGEKFGRGVIAGLVDIGETLQCPEDLTPDEVVELENRAVLTNLKQKYLTVISNPGWLLEPIPRKGGKDVFQNP, encoded by the exons ATGAAGTTTGGCTGCCTCTCCTTCCGGCAGCCT AATGCTGGCTCTGTCTTAAATGGAGTCAAGACTGTGGAGACACGCTGGCGTCCCCTGCTGAGCAGCCAGCGGAACTGTACCATCGCCATCCACGTTGCTCACAGGGACTGGGAAGGCGATGCCTGGCGGGAGCTGCTGGTGGAGAGGTTCGGGATGACTCCTGCTCAGATTCAGGCCTTGCTCAGGGAAGGGGAAAAGTTTGGCCGAGGAGTGATAGCGG GACTCGTTGACATCGGGGAAACTTTGCAATGCCCCGAAGACTTGACTCCCGATGAGGTTGTGGAACTAGAAAATCGAGCTGTACTGACCAACCTGAAGCAGAAGTACCTGACAGTGATTTCAAACCCCGGGTGGTTACTGGAGCCCATACCTAGGAAAGGAGGCAAGGATGTATTCCAG AATCCATAG
- the LOC112130987 gene encoding heat shock transcription factor, X-linked member 3 — protein MASQNTEQEYEAKLAPSVGGEPTSGGPSSSSPDPNPDSSEVLDRHEDQAMSQDPGSQDNSPPEDRNQRVANVEDNHNLFRLSFPRKLWMIVEEDTFKSVSWNDDGDAVIIEKDLFQREVLQRRGAEKIFETDSLKSIIRQLNLYGFCKIRSSNSPGNKKMMIYRNSNFQRDKPRLLENIQRNHRRNTAQQATRVPTPKRKKLVATRRSLRIYHINARKEAIKMCQQGAPSVQGPSGTQSFRRSGMWWSKKSATRHPLGNGSPQEPNGPSWEGTSGNVTFASSATTWMEGTGQVPSSLVYSDNGSVMSLYNICYYVLLASLSVMSPNEPSDNEEEQEGSSDDKYRLCEQFRNNASP, from the exons ATGGCGAGTCAGAACACTGAACAGGAATATGAAGCCAAGCTGGCCCCATCTGTTGGTGGAGAGCCAACAAGCGGGGGCCCATCTAGTTCTTCACCTGATCCAAACCCAGATTCCAGCGAGGTTTTGGACAGGCACGAGGACCAAgccatgagccaagatccagGCTCCCAAGATAACTCACCACCAGAAGACCGAAACCAACGCGTGGCCAACGTGGAAGACAACCACAACCTTTTTAGGCTTTCCTTCCCAAGAAAGCTTTGGATGATTGTGGAGGAAGacacattcaagtctgtgagctggaATGATGACGGAGACGCCGTGATCATCGAGAAGGATCTCTTCCAGAGGGAGGTTCTTCAACGGAGAGGTGCAGAGAAGATCTTCGAAACAGACAGCTTGAAGAGTATCATTCGCCAGCTGAACCTCTATGGATTCTGCAAAATACGCTCAAGCAACTCTCCAGGAAACAAGAAAATGATG aTCTACCGCAACTCCAATTTTCAGAGAGACAAGCCCAGGCTCCTGGAGAATATCCAGAGAAATCACCGCAGAAACACCGCTCAGCAAGCGACCCGTGTCCCAACTCCAAAGAGAAAGAAGCTGGTAGCTACAAGACGCTCCCTACGTATCTATCACATCAATGCCAGGAAAGAAGCAATCAAAATGTGTCAGCAGGGAGCCCCCAGTGTTCAGGGACCCAGTGGCACCCAGTCCTTCAGGCGCTCTGGCATGTGGTGGTCCAAGAAGAGTGCCACTAGGCATCCCCTGGGAAATGGGTCCCCTCAGGAACCAAATGGCCCAAGTTGGGAGGGCACCTCTGGGAATGTCACATTTGCATCTTCTGCTACTACCTGGATGGAAGGCACAGGGCAAGTGCCTAGTAGTCTGGTTTACTCAGATAATGGTAGTGTAATGTCTTTGTACAATATCTGTTACTACGTTCTGTTGGCCTCCCTCTCAGTCATGTCTCCAAATGAGCCCTCTGACAATGAGGAGGAGCAGGAAGGCTCCTCAGATGACAAGTATAGGCTATGTGAACAGTTCAGAAACAATGCAAGTCCATGA